GCGCCCGCGTGAGCCGGCCGGCTGCGGCATCCAGTCGACCGGCACCGGCCAAGATTCGGCCTGCGGGTGAGGCGCCACGCAGGCGCAGCAGTGCGCGCTCCTGGCGTTCGCGTCGCCGCGTCAGGCAGGCGAGGGTCGCCAGGCCCAGGCGCCGCTGCAAGCGGGCCAGATCGTCCCCCAGCCGGCGCAGGCGCTCGCCCGGATGCACCAGCCGCCGCGTCAGGTAATCCACGCGCTGCTGCTGGCGTTCCAGTTGGTGTTGCAGCGCGCGCAGCAGCCGCCGCTGGCGCTGGGCGAGCGCGGCCAGCCACTCGCCGCGTTCCGGCACCACCAGCTCGGCGGCCGCGGTCGGCGTCGGCGCGCGCTGGTCGGCCACCAGATCGGCCAGGCTGAAGTCCACCTCGTGGCCGACACCAACCACCGTCGGCAGCGTGCAGCGCGCCAGCGCCCGCACCACCGCCTCGTCGTTGAAGGCGGCCAGATCCTCCAGCGAGCCGCCGCCGCGCACCAGCAGCAGCACATCGCCGAGCGCATTTTCGGATGCCGTGTCGATGGCCTTGACGATGGCCGCCGCGGCGCCGTCGCCCTGCACCGGCACCGGCAGCACCAGCACCTCGATGGTCGGCCAGCGCCGGGCGAGCGTGGTCAGCACGTCGTGCACCGCCGCGCCGCGCGGCGAGGTGACCAGCGCCAGCCGCTGCGGCAGGGTCGGCAGCGGGCGCTTGCGGTCCAGGTCGAACAGCCCCTCGGCGGCCAGGCGCGCCTTGCGTTCCTCGAGCGCCCGGCGCAGCGCGCCGTCGCCGGCCGGCTCCAGGTGCTCCACCAGCAGCTGGAACTCGCCGCGATCCTCGTAGAACGACACCCGCGCCCGCAGCAGCACCTGATCGCCGGTGCGCGGCCGGTCACGCAGCAGGCTGGCGCGCGAGCGAAACATCACGCAGCGCACCTGAGCGCGGCTGTCCTTGAGGGTGAAGTACAGATGCCCGGACGCGGCGGCGGTGAAATTGCCGATTTCCCCCTCCAGCCACAGCAGCGGGAAACCGGCCTCCAGCAGCGCGCGCACCTCCAGCGTGAGGCGGGACGGCGTGTAGACGTCCCGCTCGGGTGGGCCGGCGCGACTGACGGCGGGTTCGATGGCGGGCATGAGCGGCAGACCGGAACAGGGCCGGCGATTATAGGGTTCCGGTCGCAGGCTGCCGGCAGGCGCATTGGCCGGCCTGCGGCGCCGGCCTATAATGGGCCGACCCTCAAGCTGCTGCCGCGGGTCGCCCCCTATGCGCATCGCCTACGAAGCCCTGACCTTCGACGACGTCCTGCTGATCCCGGCCTACTCGGACGTACTGCCGCGCGAGGTGGACCTCAGCTCCCGCGTCACGCGGGAGATTTCCCTGCGCATCCCGCTGCTGTCGGCAGCCATGGACACCGTTACCGAGTCCGGCCTGGGCATCTGCCTGGCCCTGCAGGGCGGCATGGGCATCATCCACAAGAACATGCCCCTCGAACGCCAGGCGGCCGAGGTGCTGCGGGTCAAGAAGTTCGAAAGCGGCGTCATCAAGAACCCCATCACCGCCCGGCCGGACATGAGCATCGGCGAGGTGATGGCGCTCACCCGGGCGCACCGCATCTCCGGCGTGCCGGTGGTGGACGGCGAGGATCTGGTGGGCATCGTCACCGCCCGCGACCTGCGCTTCGAGACCAATTACAGCGCGCCGGTGTCCAGCATCATGACCCCGCGCGCGCGCCTGCAGACGGTCCGCGAGGGCGCGCCGCGCGAGGACGTGATCGCCCTGCTGCACGCCCACCGCATCGAGAAAGTGCTGGTGGTGGACGACGACTTTCACCTGCGCGGCCTCATTACGGTCAAGGACATCGAAAAACAGACCCAGCACCCCAACGCCGCCCGCGACGACCAGGGCCACCTGCTGGTCGGCGCCGCGGTCGGTGTCGGCGAGAACGGCCGCGAGCGCGCGCTGGCGCTGATCGAGGCCGGCGTCGACGTGCTGGTGGTGGACACCGCCCACGGCCACACGCGCGGCGTGCTGGACATGGTGCGCTGGCTCAAGGCAGAGCAGCCGCAGGTGCAAGTGGTGGGCGGCAACGTGGCCACCGGCGAGGGCGCCCGCGCGCTGGTCGAGGCCGGCGCCGACGGCGTCAAGGTCGGCATCGGGCCGGGCTCGATCTGCACCACGCGCATGGTGGCCGGCGTCGGCGTGCCGCAGATCAGCGCCATCCACAACGCCGCCCAGGGCCTGGAAGGCACCGACGTGCCGCTGATCGCCGATGGCGGCGTGCGCTACTCGGGCGACCTGGCCAAGGCATTGGCCGCCGGGGCGCACACGGTGATGCTGGGCAACATCTTTGCCGGCACCGAGGAAGCGCCCGGCGAGGTCGAACTGTTCCAGGGCCGCTCCTACAAGTCCTACCGCGGCATGGGCTCGCTGGGCGCCATGGGTGGTCAGTACGGGTCCAGTGACCGCTACTTTCAGGACGGCAGCGAGGCCGAAAAGCTGGTGCCCGAGGGCATCGAAGGCCGCGTGCCGTACAAGGGCTCGGCGGTGCCGATCGTGCACCAGCTGTGCGGCGGCGTGCGCGCCAGCATGGGCTACACCGGCTGCCGCACGCTCGAGCAGTTCCGGCACAACACGCGCTTCGCCCGCATCACCGGCTCGGGCGTGGCCGAAAGCCACGTGCACGACGTGACGGTGACCAAGGAAGCGCCCAACTACCCGTCGTACTGAGCCGGCCGCCGGCAGCAAGTTTCCTTGTGGGAGGCCCGCCCCCGGGCCGAAAGCTTGATCGGAAGATTCGCGGCGGGGCGCCGCTCCCACAACGGCGCCGCTCCCACAACCTCGCCCCTGGCCCGCCCATGACCGACCTGCACGCCGACCGCATCCTGATCCTGGACTTCGGCTCCCAGTACACCCAGCTCATCGCCCGGCGCGTGCGCGAGCTTGGCGTCTACAGCGAAATCCACCCCTGGGACATGGACGCCGCCGCGCTGCGGGCGTTTGCGCCCAAGGGCATCATCCTCTCCGGCGGGCCGGAGTCGGTCACCGAGGCCGGCTCGCCGCGCGCGCCCGAGGTGGTCTGGTCGCTCGGCGTGCCGGTGCTGGGCATCTGCTACGGCATGCAGACCATGGCGGTGCAGCTCGGCGGCGCCGTTGAGCCCGGCGCGGTCAAGGAGTTCGGCTACGCCGAGATCCGCGCCCACGGGCATTCCAGGTTGCTCGACGGCATCGAGGACCGCGTCAATGCCGAGGGCCACGGCCTGCTCGACGTCTGGATGAGCCACGGCGATCGCGTGAGCGCGCTGCCGGAAGGCTTCAAGCGCATCGCCTCCACCGCCGACGTGCCGCTCGCCGGCATGGCCGACGAGGCGCGCGGCTATTACGCCTTCCAGTTCCACCCCGAGGTCACCCACACCACCCAGGGCACCCGCATCTACGCGCGCTTCGTGCACGAGATCTGCGGCTGCGGCAACGCCTGGACGCCCGGCAACATCATCGAGGACGCCATCGCCGCCGTGCGTCGGCAGGTCGGCGACGGCAAGGTACTGCTGGGCCTGTCGGGCGGGGTCGATTCGTCCGTGGTCGCCGCGCTGCTGCACAAGGCCATCGGCGACCAGCTCACCTGCGTGTTCGTCGATAACGGCCTGCTGCGCCATCAGGAGGGCGACCAGGTCATGCAGGTGTTCGCGCGCAACCTCGGCGTCAAGGTGATTCGGGTCGATGCCGAGGCGCGCTTTCTGGATGCGCTGCGTGGCGTGGCCGACCCCGAGGCCAAACGCAAGATCATCGGCGGGCTGTTCATCGACGTATTCGACGAGCAGGCCGCCCGGATCGAGGGCGTCGACTTCCTGGCCCAGGGCACCATCTACCCGGACGTGATCGAATCGGCCGGCAGCAAGACCGGCAAGGCACACGTCATCAAGAGCCACCACAACGTCGGCGGCCTGCCCGAGCACATGAAGCTGAAACTGGTCGAGCCGCTGCGCGAGCTGTTCAAGGACGAGGTGCGCGCCATCGGCCTGGAACTGGGCCTGCCGGCCGAGATGGTGCAGCGCCACCCCTTCCCCGGGCCGGGCCTTGGCGTGCGCATCCTCGGCGAAGTCACCAAGGCCGCCGCCGACACCCTGCGCCTGGCCGACCACATCTTCATCGAAGAACTGCGCCGCGCCGGCTGGTACGAGCGGACCAGCCAGGCCTTTGCCGTGTATCTGCCGGTCAAAAGCGTCGGCGTCACCGGCGACGGCCGCCGCTACGAGCCGGTGGTGGCCCTGCGCGCGGTCGAGACCGTGGACTTCATGACCGCCCGCTGGGCACACCTGCCCTACGAACTGCTGGACCTGTGCTCGCGGCGCATCATCAACGAAGTGCCGGGCCTGTCGCGCGTGGTCTACGACGTCTCCGGCAAGCCGCCGGCGACCATTGAGTGGGAGTGAGGGAGCCATCCTTTCCGCTTGACAGGTTCCGTATCGCGGAACATGCTTGCGCATGATCCGCGCATTCGCCTGTTCCGACACCGAAGCGCTTTTCCATAGCCGGTCGGTGCCGCGATTCAGGAACATCGAGCGCGTAGCGCGACGCAAGCTGCTGCAACTGCACGCCGCTACCGAGCTGACCAGCCTGAGGGTTCCTCCTGGCAACCAGCTCGAAGCGCTGAAAGGCGATCGCAAGGGGCAGCACAGCATCCGGATCAACGACCAGTGGCGCCTGTGCTTCGTTTGGCAAGACGACGGAGCGCACCAGGTCGAGATCGTGGACTACCACTAGGAGAGCAGGACATGGCGGAATTGCTGGAGGAAATCCACCCAGGCGAAATCCTGTTGGAAGAATTCATGAAGCCGATGGGCGTCACCGCGCGCCAACTAGCGGCCGACATCGATGTCTCCCCCAGCCGCATCAGCGAACTGGTCAACGGCCGCCGCCCGATCACCGCTGACACGGCGCTGCGCCTAGGCATCTATTTCGGCATGGACGCGCGGTTCTGGATGAACCTGCAAACGGAATACGACATGCGCGTCGCGACGCGCGAGCTGAAGGACAAGATCGCGCCGCGGATTCGGGTGCATGAGCGCGGAGCGGCGCGAACGTTCGGC
This Immundisolibacter cernigliae DNA region includes the following protein-coding sequences:
- the xseA gene encoding exodeoxyribonuclease VII large subunit, coding for MPAIEPAVSRAGPPERDVYTPSRLTLEVRALLEAGFPLLWLEGEIGNFTAAASGHLYFTLKDSRAQVRCVMFRSRASLLRDRPRTGDQVLLRARVSFYEDRGEFQLLVEHLEPAGDGALRRALEERKARLAAEGLFDLDRKRPLPTLPQRLALVTSPRGAAVHDVLTTLARRWPTIEVLVLPVPVQGDGAAAAIVKAIDTASENALGDVLLLVRGGGSLEDLAAFNDEAVVRALARCTLPTVVGVGHEVDFSLADLVADQRAPTPTAAAELVVPERGEWLAALAQRQRRLLRALQHQLERQQQRVDYLTRRLVHPGERLRRLGDDLARLQRRLGLATLACLTRRRERQERALLRLRGASPAGRILAGAGRLDAAAGRLTRAQAQLLRARGEALAGAAARLHALSPLATLARGYAIVSRPPDLPVVRSAAQLAVGERVRLRLGSGAADARVEAIDANTDGD
- the guaB gene encoding IMP dehydrogenase → MRIAYEALTFDDVLLIPAYSDVLPREVDLSSRVTREISLRIPLLSAAMDTVTESGLGICLALQGGMGIIHKNMPLERQAAEVLRVKKFESGVIKNPITARPDMSIGEVMALTRAHRISGVPVVDGEDLVGIVTARDLRFETNYSAPVSSIMTPRARLQTVREGAPREDVIALLHAHRIEKVLVVDDDFHLRGLITVKDIEKQTQHPNAARDDQGHLLVGAAVGVGENGRERALALIEAGVDVLVVDTAHGHTRGVLDMVRWLKAEQPQVQVVGGNVATGEGARALVEAGADGVKVGIGPGSICTTRMVAGVGVPQISAIHNAAQGLEGTDVPLIADGGVRYSGDLAKALAAGAHTVMLGNIFAGTEEAPGEVELFQGRSYKSYRGMGSLGAMGGQYGSSDRYFQDGSEAEKLVPEGIEGRVPYKGSAVPIVHQLCGGVRASMGYTGCRTLEQFRHNTRFARITGSGVAESHVHDVTVTKEAPNYPSY
- the guaA gene encoding glutamine-hydrolyzing GMP synthase; the encoded protein is MTDLHADRILILDFGSQYTQLIARRVRELGVYSEIHPWDMDAAALRAFAPKGIILSGGPESVTEAGSPRAPEVVWSLGVPVLGICYGMQTMAVQLGGAVEPGAVKEFGYAEIRAHGHSRLLDGIEDRVNAEGHGLLDVWMSHGDRVSALPEGFKRIASTADVPLAGMADEARGYYAFQFHPEVTHTTQGTRIYARFVHEICGCGNAWTPGNIIEDAIAAVRRQVGDGKVLLGLSGGVDSSVVAALLHKAIGDQLTCVFVDNGLLRHQEGDQVMQVFARNLGVKVIRVDAEARFLDALRGVADPEAKRKIIGGLFIDVFDEQAARIEGVDFLAQGTIYPDVIESAGSKTGKAHVIKSHHNVGGLPEHMKLKLVEPLRELFKDEVRAIGLELGLPAEMVQRHPFPGPGLGVRILGEVTKAAADTLRLADHIFIEELRRAGWYERTSQAFAVYLPVKSVGVTGDGRRYEPVVALRAVETVDFMTARWAHLPYELLDLCSRRIINEVPGLSRVVYDVSGKPPATIEWE
- a CDS encoding type II toxin-antitoxin system RelE/ParE family toxin, giving the protein MIRAFACSDTEALFHSRSVPRFRNIERVARRKLLQLHAATELTSLRVPPGNQLEALKGDRKGQHSIRINDQWRLCFVWQDDGAHQVEIVDYH
- a CDS encoding HigA family addiction module antitoxin, coding for MARRRSAPGRDRGLPLGEQDMAELLEEIHPGEILLEEFMKPMGVTARQLAADIDVSPSRISELVNGRRPITADTALRLGIYFGMDARFWMNLQTEYDMRVATRELKDKIAPRIRVHERGAARTFGYRG